A region of Desulfobacteraceae bacterium DNA encodes the following proteins:
- a CDS encoding YMGG-like glycine zipper-containing protein, with the protein MKRSSIVAILVLSLALWGCAGMSDTEQRTLSGGAMGTAAGAVVGAISGHTLWGAAIGAAAGSAGGFLLGKHQEATKNAYQQGFEAGKKQSQQ; encoded by the coding sequence ATGAAACGATCGTCTATCGTCGCAATACTGGTCCTCAGCCTGGCCCTCTGGGGGTGTGCCGGCATGTCGGATACCGAACAGCGCACCCTGAGTGGCGGTGCCATGGGCACCGCCGCGGGGGCCGTGGTCGGCGCCATTTCGGGCCATACCCTGTGGGGGGCGGCCATCGGTGCGGCCGCCGGCTCGGCCGGCGGATTTCTCCTCGGTAAACACCAGGAAGCCACGAAAAACGCCTACCAGCAAGGCTTCGAAGCCGGAAAGAAGCAATCCCAGCAGTA